One Deinococcus radiotolerans DNA window includes the following coding sequences:
- a CDS encoding CotH kinase family protein, whose protein sequence is MNCHCVLLLGLLVGLGCGAQGQTTLAAQQVTSTQFNSALPILTLDTAGRTIVNEPKTSARLGVISQPSAHLNTPTDPPNAYQGPIGIEVRGSSSQAFPKKSYLFETRNASGKALDVPLLGLPAGSRWVLNAAYADPSLLRDAVGYNLSRRMGRNASRTVPVEVMLNGQYLGVYLLEEKPEVAPGRITLGPDGVLLQLTPADRVKPGDISFKLPESGTVFIVEWPKGKNLSAAALLDIQRFTTAFAAQLYHPDTAAPGRSYLDYLDVDAMVDYMLLNEYLKNADALYASTYVTRDTSPGAQGGGKLVFGPVWDLDRGLGNSGTAALDAPAGWTFRTALFTEVLYDNPTFVRRFVARWQDLRRSGVIDSVLADLDRDARRLTDPASRNFARWPVEGTVVLPGTPTARRFPEEVERLRSWLILRAQWMDANISSLIQPGWPAP, encoded by the coding sequence ATGAACTGTCACTGCGTCCTTCTTCTGGGTCTACTCGTGGGCCTGGGCTGCGGCGCTCAGGGGCAGACCACCCTGGCCGCTCAGCAGGTCACCTCCACGCAGTTCAATTCTGCTCTGCCCATCCTGACGCTCGACACGGCCGGCCGGACTATCGTCAACGAACCGAAAACGTCGGCTCGGCTTGGCGTGATCAGCCAACCCTCCGCGCACCTCAACACCCCGACCGACCCGCCCAATGCCTACCAGGGACCCATCGGGATTGAGGTGCGGGGCAGCAGCTCGCAGGCCTTCCCAAAAAAGTCGTACCTGTTCGAAACGCGGAACGCGAGCGGTAAAGCCCTCGACGTACCTCTGCTGGGCCTGCCCGCGGGCAGCCGCTGGGTCCTGAACGCCGCTTACGCCGATCCCAGTCTGCTCCGGGACGCCGTGGGCTACAACCTGTCACGCCGCATGGGCCGCAACGCCAGCCGCACCGTGCCAGTCGAGGTCATGCTGAACGGCCAGTACCTGGGCGTGTACCTACTTGAGGAGAAGCCAGAAGTCGCCCCGGGCCGCATCACCCTCGGGCCGGACGGCGTGCTGCTGCAGCTCACCCCCGCAGACCGCGTCAAGCCTGGCGACATCAGCTTCAAACTGCCCGAGTCCGGCACCGTCTTCATCGTGGAGTGGCCCAAAGGGAAGAACCTCAGCGCAGCGGCGCTGCTGGACATTCAGCGGTTCACCACCGCCTTCGCGGCGCAGCTGTACCATCCTGATACCGCCGCGCCCGGCCGCTCCTACCTCGACTACCTGGACGTCGACGCCATGGTGGACTACATGCTCCTCAACGAGTACCTGAAAAACGCCGACGCCCTCTACGCCAGCACGTACGTCACCCGCGACACCTCCCCCGGCGCGCAGGGTGGCGGCAAACTGGTCTTCGGTCCGGTCTGGGACCTGGACCGCGGCCTGGGCAACAGTGGCACCGCGGCGCTCGACGCCCCCGCCGGCTGGACCTTCCGGACGGCCCTATTTACCGAGGTGCTGTATGACAACCCGACCTTCGTGCGGCGGTTCGTGGCCCGCTGGCAGGACCTGCGCCGATCAGGCGTGATCGACAGCGTGCTGGCCGACCTCGACCGGGACGCCCGCCGGCTGACCGACCCGGCCAGCCGGAACTTTGCGCGCTGGCCGGTCGAGGGAACAGTCGTTCTTCCTGGCACGCCCACCGCGCGCCGCTTCCCGGAAGA
- a CDS encoding SDR family NAD(P)-dependent oxidoreductase produces MTRRMVGTTALVTGGTNGIGLETARGLVQLGARVVIVGRDLQKTARVASEVGAAGHLIADLSELTQVRRAVEEFRAREDRLDVLVNNAGAMYSRRQETHEGIEKTWALNHLAPFLLTQELLPLLRASGNARVVTVSSVAHQFVRPHLTDPEFKRGYNG; encoded by the coding sequence ATGACGCGGCGCATGGTCGGCACAACCGCCCTGGTCACCGGGGGAACCAATGGCATTGGACTGGAAACCGCCCGTGGCCTTGTTCAACTGGGGGCTCGCGTGGTGATCGTGGGCCGCGACCTGCAGAAGACCGCCCGGGTCGCGTCGGAGGTGGGCGCGGCCGGTCACCTGATCGCGGACCTGTCCGAGCTGACGCAGGTGCGCCGGGCTGTTGAGGAATTTAGGGCGCGGGAGGACCGGCTTGACGTCCTAGTGAACAACGCGGGCGCCATGTACAGCCGCCGACAGGAGACTCACGAAGGGATCGAGAAGACGTGGGCGCTCAATCACCTCGCCCCGTTCCTGCTGACCCAGGAGCTGCTGCCCCTGCTGCGCGCCTCAGGCAACGCCCGGGTGGTCACGGTGTCATCGGTTGCGCACCAGTTCGTGCGCCCGCACCTGACGGATCCCGAGTTCAAACGCGGGTACAATGGGTAG